The Corvus moneduloides isolate bCorMon1 chromosome 5, bCorMon1.pri, whole genome shotgun sequence genome includes a region encoding these proteins:
- the CLGN gene encoding calmegin isoform X2, with product MPCARAGSGCACCAVIGRRGAARAAAPAPASPGAVGVLRARARPGMCRDDRPGPAPAPAPAPAAVLQITRMHFQWDWLCLGVLIISSVTAGIENEENLDADVEVENFDKQSQEADVDREKSSIEVVYQTPKPTGEVYFTETFDEGLSGWVLSVTLKEDMDDNVAKYDGRWEVEELKENAVPGDKGLVLKSVAKYHAISAMLTKAFFFDDKPLIVQYEVNFQKGIDCGGAYIKLLSSSNDLNLEYFFDKTPYTIMFGPDKCGEDYKLHFIFRHKNPKTGEYDEKHAERPDVDLKKFYLDKKTHLYTLVLKPDDTFEILIDQTVVSKGNLLENMIPPVNPSKEIEDPTDKKPDDWDERPKIPDPNAVKPDDWDEDEPAKIEDPDAVKPEGWLDDEPQYVPDPNARKPKDWDEEMDGEWEAPQIPNPKCETAPGCGEWVHPMKNNPKYKGKWRAPMIDNPNYQGIWSPRKIPNPDYFEDLHPFKMTTVSAIGLELWSMTSDIYFDNFIICSEKEVADRWAADSWGLKKLVASANEPGMFSQLVTAAEEHPWLWVLYILTLALPVGLSVLFCWPGKKSDEYIDFKKTDASKQITKEELKEETEEFEDDELEEEKENEDTGEDERREMEETKRELIKDTKKMGREAPVSEDEGEGGEDIYDDEEENEVPDEEENEIADGSQEGDRLNKSDSEDEKEADEGMGDNPLKSVRKRRVRKD from the exons ATGCCGTGCGCGCGGGCTGGGTCGGGCTGCGCGTGCTGCGCCGTGATTGGCCGGCGCGGCGCGGCACGAGCGGCGGCACCTGCTCCCGCATCCCCGGGAGCGGTGGGGGTGCTGCGCGCGCGTGCGCGCCCGGGGATGTGCCGGGACGACCGGCCGGGCCCGGCTccggctcccgctcccgctcccgccgccg TTCTTCAGATAACCAGGATGCACTTCCAGTGGGACTGGCTGTGCTTGGGTGTCCTAATAATTAGCTCAGTGACTGCAGgaatagaaaatgaagaaaatctgGATGCAGATGTCGAAGTGGAGAATTTTGACAAGCAGTCCCAAGAAGCTGATGTTGACCGAGAGAAATCTTCTATAGAG GTTGTGTACCAGACTCCAAAGCCAACGGGGGAAGTGTATTTTACAGAAACCTTTGATGAAGGATTGTCTGG GTGGGTGTTGTCTGTAACACTGAAAGAAGACATGGATGATAATGTTGCTAAATATGATG gGAGATGGGAAGTagaagagctgaaagaaaacGCTGTGCCTGGAGACAAAGGATTAGTATTAAAATCAGTGGCAAAGTATCATGCAATATCAGCAATGctaacaaaagcttttttttttgatgataAACCTTTGATTGTTCA ATACGAAGTGAATTTTCAAAAAGGCATTGACTGTGGTGGTGCATATATTAAACTTCTCTCCAGTAGCAATGACTTGAATCTG GAATACTTTTTTGACAAAACACCTTACACTATTATGTTTGGACCAGATAAATGTGGAGAAGATTACAAACTACACTTTATCTTCAGACATAAGAATCCTAAAACTGGAGAATATGATGAAAAACATGCTGAACGTCCTGATGTAGAcctaaaaaaattctatttggACAAGAAGACACATCTATATACTCTTG TGCTAAAACCAGATGAcacatttgaaatattaatCGACCAAACAGTTGTCAGTAAAGGAAATCTTCTTGAGAATATGATTCCTCCAGTAAATCCTTCCAAAGAAATAGAGGATCCTACTGATAAGAAGCCTGATGATTGGGATGAGAGACCAAAAATACCTGATCCAAATGCTGTCAAACCAGATGACTG GGATGAAGATGAACCTGCCAAAATAGAAGATCCTGATGCTGTTAAGCCTGAGGGGTGGCTTGATGATGAACCACAGTATGTTCCAGATCCTAATGCAAGAAAACCAAAGGACTG gGATGAAGAAATGGATGGAGAGTGGGAAGCCCCTCAGATCCCTAATCCAAAGTGTGAGACTGCACCTGGTTGTGGAGAGTGGGTGCATCCCatgaaaaataacccaaaatataaaggaaaatggAGAGCACCTATGATAGATAATCCTAACTATCAG GGAATCTGGAGCCCTCGGAAAATACCAAACCCAGACTATTTTGAAGATCTTCACCCATTCAAGATGACCACTGTCAGTGCTATTGGTTTAGAACTCTGGTCTATGACGTCTGATATCTACTTTGATAACTTCATCATAtgttcagaaaaagaagtagCAGATCGCTGGGCAGCTGATAGCTGGGGCTTGAAAAAATTAGTAGCAAGTGCTAATGAG cctGGTATGTTTAGTCAATTGGTGACTGCTGCAGAAGAACATCCGTGGCTCTGGGTTCTTTACATCTTGACTCTAGCTCTCCCTGTTGGTCTAAGTGTGTTGTTCTGCTGGCCAGGAAAG AAATCAGATGAGTATATTGACTTCAAAAAAACTGATGCATCTAAGCAAATTACAAAGGAAGAACTAAAAGAAGAGACAGAGGAGTTTGAAGATGATGAactagaagaggaaaaagaaaatgaagatactGGTGAAGATG agagaagagaaatggaGGAGACAAAAAGAGAGCTTATAAAGGATACAAAGAAGATGGGAAGGGAGGCTCCTGTTTCAG AAGATGAAGGTGAAGGTGGTGAAGATATTTatgatgatgaagaagaaaatgaagttccagatgaggaagaaaatgaaattgcagATGGAAGTCAGGAAGGTGATAGGTTAAATAAATCTGATTCAGAAGATGAG aaagaaGCTGATGAAGGAATGGGAGATAATCCACTGAAATCAGTGCGCAAAAGAAGAGTACGAAAGGACTGA
- the CLGN gene encoding calmegin isoform X1, with product MPCARAGSGCACCAVIGRRGAARAAAPAPASPGAVGVLRARARPGMCRDDRPGPAPAPAPAPAAVLQITRMHFQWDWLCLGVLIISSVTAGIENEENLDADVEVENFDKQSQEADVDREKSSIEVVYQTPKPTGEVYFTETFDEGLSGWVLSVTLKEDMDDNVAKYDGRWEVEELKENAVPGDKGLVLKSVAKYHAISAMLTKAFFFDDKPLIVQYEVNFQKGIDCGGAYIKLLSSSNDLNLEYFFDKTPYTIMFGPDKCGEDYKLHFIFRHKNPKTGEYDEKHAERPDVDLKKFYLDKKTHLYTLVLKPDDTFEILIDQTVVSKGNLLENMIPPVNPSKEIEDPTDKKPDDWDERPKIPDPNAVKPDDWDEDEPAKIEDPDAVKPEGWLDDEPQYVPDPNARKPKDWDEEMDGEWEAPQIPNPKCETAPGCGEWVHPMKNNPKYKGKWRAPMIDNPNYQGIWSPRKIPNPDYFEDLHPFKMTTVSAIGLELWSMTSDIYFDNFIICSEKEVADRWAADSWGLKKLVASANEPGMFSQLVTAAEEHPWLWVLYILTLALPVGLSVLFCWPGKKSDEYIDFKKTDASKQITKEELKEETEEFEDDELEEEKENEDTGEDERREMEETKRELIKDTKKMGREAPVSEDEGEGGEDIYDDEEENEVPDEEENEIADGSQEGDRLNKSDSEDEKKEADEGMGDNPLKSVRKRRVRKD from the exons ATGCCGTGCGCGCGGGCTGGGTCGGGCTGCGCGTGCTGCGCCGTGATTGGCCGGCGCGGCGCGGCACGAGCGGCGGCACCTGCTCCCGCATCCCCGGGAGCGGTGGGGGTGCTGCGCGCGCGTGCGCGCCCGGGGATGTGCCGGGACGACCGGCCGGGCCCGGCTccggctcccgctcccgctcccgccgccg TTCTTCAGATAACCAGGATGCACTTCCAGTGGGACTGGCTGTGCTTGGGTGTCCTAATAATTAGCTCAGTGACTGCAGgaatagaaaatgaagaaaatctgGATGCAGATGTCGAAGTGGAGAATTTTGACAAGCAGTCCCAAGAAGCTGATGTTGACCGAGAGAAATCTTCTATAGAG GTTGTGTACCAGACTCCAAAGCCAACGGGGGAAGTGTATTTTACAGAAACCTTTGATGAAGGATTGTCTGG GTGGGTGTTGTCTGTAACACTGAAAGAAGACATGGATGATAATGTTGCTAAATATGATG gGAGATGGGAAGTagaagagctgaaagaaaacGCTGTGCCTGGAGACAAAGGATTAGTATTAAAATCAGTGGCAAAGTATCATGCAATATCAGCAATGctaacaaaagcttttttttttgatgataAACCTTTGATTGTTCA ATACGAAGTGAATTTTCAAAAAGGCATTGACTGTGGTGGTGCATATATTAAACTTCTCTCCAGTAGCAATGACTTGAATCTG GAATACTTTTTTGACAAAACACCTTACACTATTATGTTTGGACCAGATAAATGTGGAGAAGATTACAAACTACACTTTATCTTCAGACATAAGAATCCTAAAACTGGAGAATATGATGAAAAACATGCTGAACGTCCTGATGTAGAcctaaaaaaattctatttggACAAGAAGACACATCTATATACTCTTG TGCTAAAACCAGATGAcacatttgaaatattaatCGACCAAACAGTTGTCAGTAAAGGAAATCTTCTTGAGAATATGATTCCTCCAGTAAATCCTTCCAAAGAAATAGAGGATCCTACTGATAAGAAGCCTGATGATTGGGATGAGAGACCAAAAATACCTGATCCAAATGCTGTCAAACCAGATGACTG GGATGAAGATGAACCTGCCAAAATAGAAGATCCTGATGCTGTTAAGCCTGAGGGGTGGCTTGATGATGAACCACAGTATGTTCCAGATCCTAATGCAAGAAAACCAAAGGACTG gGATGAAGAAATGGATGGAGAGTGGGAAGCCCCTCAGATCCCTAATCCAAAGTGTGAGACTGCACCTGGTTGTGGAGAGTGGGTGCATCCCatgaaaaataacccaaaatataaaggaaaatggAGAGCACCTATGATAGATAATCCTAACTATCAG GGAATCTGGAGCCCTCGGAAAATACCAAACCCAGACTATTTTGAAGATCTTCACCCATTCAAGATGACCACTGTCAGTGCTATTGGTTTAGAACTCTGGTCTATGACGTCTGATATCTACTTTGATAACTTCATCATAtgttcagaaaaagaagtagCAGATCGCTGGGCAGCTGATAGCTGGGGCTTGAAAAAATTAGTAGCAAGTGCTAATGAG cctGGTATGTTTAGTCAATTGGTGACTGCTGCAGAAGAACATCCGTGGCTCTGGGTTCTTTACATCTTGACTCTAGCTCTCCCTGTTGGTCTAAGTGTGTTGTTCTGCTGGCCAGGAAAG AAATCAGATGAGTATATTGACTTCAAAAAAACTGATGCATCTAAGCAAATTACAAAGGAAGAACTAAAAGAAGAGACAGAGGAGTTTGAAGATGATGAactagaagaggaaaaagaaaatgaagatactGGTGAAGATG agagaagagaaatggaGGAGACAAAAAGAGAGCTTATAAAGGATACAAAGAAGATGGGAAGGGAGGCTCCTGTTTCAG AAGATGAAGGTGAAGGTGGTGAAGATATTTatgatgatgaagaagaaaatgaagttccagatgaggaagaaaatgaaattgcagATGGAAGTCAGGAAGGTGATAGGTTAAATAAATCTGATTCAGAAGATGAG aagaaagaaGCTGATGAAGGAATGGGAGATAATCCACTGAAATCAGTGCGCAAAAGAAGAGTACGAAAGGACTGA
- the CLGN gene encoding calmegin isoform X3 produces MPCARAGSGCACCAVIGRRGAARAAAPAPASPGAVGVLRARARPGMCRDDRPGPAPAPAPAPAAVLQITRMHFQWDWLCLGVLIISSVTAGIENEENLDADVEVENFDKQSQEADVDREKSSIEVVYQTPKPTGEVYFTETFDEGLSGWVLSVTLKEDMDDNVAKYDGRWEVEELKENAVPGDKGLVLKSVAKYHAISAMLTKAFFFDDKPLIVQYEVNFQKGIDCGGAYIKLLSSSNDLNLEYFFDKTPYTIMFGPDKCGEDYKLHFIFRHKNPKTGEYDEKHAERPDVDLKKFYLDKKTHLYTLVLKPDDTFEILIDQTVVSKGNLLENMIPPVNPSKEIEDPTDKKPDDWDERPKIPDPNAVKPDDWDEDEPAKIEDPDAVKPEGWLDDEPQYVPDPNARKPKDWDEEMDGEWEAPQIPNPKCETAPGCGEWVHPMKNNPKYKGKWRAPMIDNPNYQGIWSPRKIPNPDYFEDLHPFKMTTVSAIGLELWSMTSDIYFDNFIICSEKEVADRWAADSWGLKKLVASANEPGMFSQLVTAAEEHPWLWVLYILTLALPVGLSVLFCWPGKKSDEYIDFKKTDASKQITKEELKEETEEFEDDELEEEKENEDTGEDEDEGEGGEDIYDDEEENEVPDEEENEIADGSQEGDRLNKSDSEDEKKEADEGMGDNPLKSVRKRRVRKD; encoded by the exons ATGCCGTGCGCGCGGGCTGGGTCGGGCTGCGCGTGCTGCGCCGTGATTGGCCGGCGCGGCGCGGCACGAGCGGCGGCACCTGCTCCCGCATCCCCGGGAGCGGTGGGGGTGCTGCGCGCGCGTGCGCGCCCGGGGATGTGCCGGGACGACCGGCCGGGCCCGGCTccggctcccgctcccgctcccgccgccg TTCTTCAGATAACCAGGATGCACTTCCAGTGGGACTGGCTGTGCTTGGGTGTCCTAATAATTAGCTCAGTGACTGCAGgaatagaaaatgaagaaaatctgGATGCAGATGTCGAAGTGGAGAATTTTGACAAGCAGTCCCAAGAAGCTGATGTTGACCGAGAGAAATCTTCTATAGAG GTTGTGTACCAGACTCCAAAGCCAACGGGGGAAGTGTATTTTACAGAAACCTTTGATGAAGGATTGTCTGG GTGGGTGTTGTCTGTAACACTGAAAGAAGACATGGATGATAATGTTGCTAAATATGATG gGAGATGGGAAGTagaagagctgaaagaaaacGCTGTGCCTGGAGACAAAGGATTAGTATTAAAATCAGTGGCAAAGTATCATGCAATATCAGCAATGctaacaaaagcttttttttttgatgataAACCTTTGATTGTTCA ATACGAAGTGAATTTTCAAAAAGGCATTGACTGTGGTGGTGCATATATTAAACTTCTCTCCAGTAGCAATGACTTGAATCTG GAATACTTTTTTGACAAAACACCTTACACTATTATGTTTGGACCAGATAAATGTGGAGAAGATTACAAACTACACTTTATCTTCAGACATAAGAATCCTAAAACTGGAGAATATGATGAAAAACATGCTGAACGTCCTGATGTAGAcctaaaaaaattctatttggACAAGAAGACACATCTATATACTCTTG TGCTAAAACCAGATGAcacatttgaaatattaatCGACCAAACAGTTGTCAGTAAAGGAAATCTTCTTGAGAATATGATTCCTCCAGTAAATCCTTCCAAAGAAATAGAGGATCCTACTGATAAGAAGCCTGATGATTGGGATGAGAGACCAAAAATACCTGATCCAAATGCTGTCAAACCAGATGACTG GGATGAAGATGAACCTGCCAAAATAGAAGATCCTGATGCTGTTAAGCCTGAGGGGTGGCTTGATGATGAACCACAGTATGTTCCAGATCCTAATGCAAGAAAACCAAAGGACTG gGATGAAGAAATGGATGGAGAGTGGGAAGCCCCTCAGATCCCTAATCCAAAGTGTGAGACTGCACCTGGTTGTGGAGAGTGGGTGCATCCCatgaaaaataacccaaaatataaaggaaaatggAGAGCACCTATGATAGATAATCCTAACTATCAG GGAATCTGGAGCCCTCGGAAAATACCAAACCCAGACTATTTTGAAGATCTTCACCCATTCAAGATGACCACTGTCAGTGCTATTGGTTTAGAACTCTGGTCTATGACGTCTGATATCTACTTTGATAACTTCATCATAtgttcagaaaaagaagtagCAGATCGCTGGGCAGCTGATAGCTGGGGCTTGAAAAAATTAGTAGCAAGTGCTAATGAG cctGGTATGTTTAGTCAATTGGTGACTGCTGCAGAAGAACATCCGTGGCTCTGGGTTCTTTACATCTTGACTCTAGCTCTCCCTGTTGGTCTAAGTGTGTTGTTCTGCTGGCCAGGAAAG AAATCAGATGAGTATATTGACTTCAAAAAAACTGATGCATCTAAGCAAATTACAAAGGAAGAACTAAAAGAAGAGACAGAGGAGTTTGAAGATGATGAactagaagaggaaaaagaaaatgaagatactGGTGAAGATG AAGATGAAGGTGAAGGTGGTGAAGATATTTatgatgatgaagaagaaaatgaagttccagatgaggaagaaaatgaaattgcagATGGAAGTCAGGAAGGTGATAGGTTAAATAAATCTGATTCAGAAGATGAG aagaaagaaGCTGATGAAGGAATGGGAGATAATCCACTGAAATCAGTGCGCAAAAGAAGAGTACGAAAGGACTGA
- the CLGN gene encoding calmegin isoform X5, which produces MPCARAGSGCACCAVIGRRGAARAAAPAPASPGAVGVLRARARPGMCRDDRPGPAPAPAPAPAAVLQITRMHFQWDWLCLGVLIISSVTAGIENEENLDADVEVENFDKQSQEADVDREKSSIEVVYQTPKPTGEVYFTETFDEGLSGWVLSVTLKEDMDDNVAKYDGRWEVEELKENAVPGDKGLVLKSVAKYHAISAMLTKAFFFDDKPLIVQYEVNFQKGIDCGGAYIKLLSSSNDLNLEYFFDKTPYTIMFGPDKCGEDYKLHFIFRHKNPKTGEYDEKHAERPDVDLKKFYLDKKTHLYTLVLKPDDTFEILIDQTVVSKGNLLENMIPPVNPSKEIEDPTDKKPDDWDERPKIPDPNAVKPDDWDEDEPAKIEDPDAVKPEGWLDDEPQYVPDPNARKPKDWDEEMDGEWEAPQIPNPKCETAPGCGEWVHPMKNNPKYKGKWRAPMIDNPNYQGIWSPRKIPNPDYFEDLHPFKMTTVSAIGLELWSMTSDIYFDNFIICSEKEVADRWAADSWGLKKLVASANEPGMFSQLVTAAEEHPWLWVLYILTLALPVGLSVLFCWPGKKSDEYIDFKKTDASKQITKEELKEETEEFEDDELEEEKENEDTGEDEIRSRKLQRNTVQLLQLS; this is translated from the exons ATGCCGTGCGCGCGGGCTGGGTCGGGCTGCGCGTGCTGCGCCGTGATTGGCCGGCGCGGCGCGGCACGAGCGGCGGCACCTGCTCCCGCATCCCCGGGAGCGGTGGGGGTGCTGCGCGCGCGTGCGCGCCCGGGGATGTGCCGGGACGACCGGCCGGGCCCGGCTccggctcccgctcccgctcccgccgccg TTCTTCAGATAACCAGGATGCACTTCCAGTGGGACTGGCTGTGCTTGGGTGTCCTAATAATTAGCTCAGTGACTGCAGgaatagaaaatgaagaaaatctgGATGCAGATGTCGAAGTGGAGAATTTTGACAAGCAGTCCCAAGAAGCTGATGTTGACCGAGAGAAATCTTCTATAGAG GTTGTGTACCAGACTCCAAAGCCAACGGGGGAAGTGTATTTTACAGAAACCTTTGATGAAGGATTGTCTGG GTGGGTGTTGTCTGTAACACTGAAAGAAGACATGGATGATAATGTTGCTAAATATGATG gGAGATGGGAAGTagaagagctgaaagaaaacGCTGTGCCTGGAGACAAAGGATTAGTATTAAAATCAGTGGCAAAGTATCATGCAATATCAGCAATGctaacaaaagcttttttttttgatgataAACCTTTGATTGTTCA ATACGAAGTGAATTTTCAAAAAGGCATTGACTGTGGTGGTGCATATATTAAACTTCTCTCCAGTAGCAATGACTTGAATCTG GAATACTTTTTTGACAAAACACCTTACACTATTATGTTTGGACCAGATAAATGTGGAGAAGATTACAAACTACACTTTATCTTCAGACATAAGAATCCTAAAACTGGAGAATATGATGAAAAACATGCTGAACGTCCTGATGTAGAcctaaaaaaattctatttggACAAGAAGACACATCTATATACTCTTG TGCTAAAACCAGATGAcacatttgaaatattaatCGACCAAACAGTTGTCAGTAAAGGAAATCTTCTTGAGAATATGATTCCTCCAGTAAATCCTTCCAAAGAAATAGAGGATCCTACTGATAAGAAGCCTGATGATTGGGATGAGAGACCAAAAATACCTGATCCAAATGCTGTCAAACCAGATGACTG GGATGAAGATGAACCTGCCAAAATAGAAGATCCTGATGCTGTTAAGCCTGAGGGGTGGCTTGATGATGAACCACAGTATGTTCCAGATCCTAATGCAAGAAAACCAAAGGACTG gGATGAAGAAATGGATGGAGAGTGGGAAGCCCCTCAGATCCCTAATCCAAAGTGTGAGACTGCACCTGGTTGTGGAGAGTGGGTGCATCCCatgaaaaataacccaaaatataaaggaaaatggAGAGCACCTATGATAGATAATCCTAACTATCAG GGAATCTGGAGCCCTCGGAAAATACCAAACCCAGACTATTTTGAAGATCTTCACCCATTCAAGATGACCACTGTCAGTGCTATTGGTTTAGAACTCTGGTCTATGACGTCTGATATCTACTTTGATAACTTCATCATAtgttcagaaaaagaagtagCAGATCGCTGGGCAGCTGATAGCTGGGGCTTGAAAAAATTAGTAGCAAGTGCTAATGAG cctGGTATGTTTAGTCAATTGGTGACTGCTGCAGAAGAACATCCGTGGCTCTGGGTTCTTTACATCTTGACTCTAGCTCTCCCTGTTGGTCTAAGTGTGTTGTTCTGCTGGCCAGGAAAG AAATCAGATGAGTATATTGACTTCAAAAAAACTGATGCATCTAAGCAAATTACAAAGGAAGAACTAAAAGAAGAGACAGAGGAGTTTGAAGATGATGAactagaagaggaaaaagaaaatgaagatactGGTGAAGATG AAATAAGGTCCAGGAAACTGCAGAGGAACACTGTTCAGCTCTTACAACTTTCTTAA
- the CLGN gene encoding calmegin isoform X4, with translation MHFQWDWLCLGVLIISSVTAGIENEENLDADVEVENFDKQSQEADVDREKSSIEVVYQTPKPTGEVYFTETFDEGLSGWVLSVTLKEDMDDNVAKYDGRWEVEELKENAVPGDKGLVLKSVAKYHAISAMLTKAFFFDDKPLIVQYEVNFQKGIDCGGAYIKLLSSSNDLNLEYFFDKTPYTIMFGPDKCGEDYKLHFIFRHKNPKTGEYDEKHAERPDVDLKKFYLDKKTHLYTLVLKPDDTFEILIDQTVVSKGNLLENMIPPVNPSKEIEDPTDKKPDDWDERPKIPDPNAVKPDDWDEDEPAKIEDPDAVKPEGWLDDEPQYVPDPNARKPKDWDEEMDGEWEAPQIPNPKCETAPGCGEWVHPMKNNPKYKGKWRAPMIDNPNYQGIWSPRKIPNPDYFEDLHPFKMTTVSAIGLELWSMTSDIYFDNFIICSEKEVADRWAADSWGLKKLVASANEPGMFSQLVTAAEEHPWLWVLYILTLALPVGLSVLFCWPGKKSDEYIDFKKTDASKQITKEELKEETEEFEDDELEEEKENEDTGEDERREMEETKRELIKDTKKMGREAPVSEDEGEGGEDIYDDEEENEVPDEEENEIADGSQEGDRLNKSDSEDEKKEADEGMGDNPLKSVRKRRVRKD, from the exons ATGCACTTCCAGTGGGACTGGCTGTGCTTGGGTGTCCTAATAATTAGCTCAGTGACTGCAGgaatagaaaatgaagaaaatctgGATGCAGATGTCGAAGTGGAGAATTTTGACAAGCAGTCCCAAGAAGCTGATGTTGACCGAGAGAAATCTTCTATAGAG GTTGTGTACCAGACTCCAAAGCCAACGGGGGAAGTGTATTTTACAGAAACCTTTGATGAAGGATTGTCTGG GTGGGTGTTGTCTGTAACACTGAAAGAAGACATGGATGATAATGTTGCTAAATATGATG gGAGATGGGAAGTagaagagctgaaagaaaacGCTGTGCCTGGAGACAAAGGATTAGTATTAAAATCAGTGGCAAAGTATCATGCAATATCAGCAATGctaacaaaagcttttttttttgatgataAACCTTTGATTGTTCA ATACGAAGTGAATTTTCAAAAAGGCATTGACTGTGGTGGTGCATATATTAAACTTCTCTCCAGTAGCAATGACTTGAATCTG GAATACTTTTTTGACAAAACACCTTACACTATTATGTTTGGACCAGATAAATGTGGAGAAGATTACAAACTACACTTTATCTTCAGACATAAGAATCCTAAAACTGGAGAATATGATGAAAAACATGCTGAACGTCCTGATGTAGAcctaaaaaaattctatttggACAAGAAGACACATCTATATACTCTTG TGCTAAAACCAGATGAcacatttgaaatattaatCGACCAAACAGTTGTCAGTAAAGGAAATCTTCTTGAGAATATGATTCCTCCAGTAAATCCTTCCAAAGAAATAGAGGATCCTACTGATAAGAAGCCTGATGATTGGGATGAGAGACCAAAAATACCTGATCCAAATGCTGTCAAACCAGATGACTG GGATGAAGATGAACCTGCCAAAATAGAAGATCCTGATGCTGTTAAGCCTGAGGGGTGGCTTGATGATGAACCACAGTATGTTCCAGATCCTAATGCAAGAAAACCAAAGGACTG gGATGAAGAAATGGATGGAGAGTGGGAAGCCCCTCAGATCCCTAATCCAAAGTGTGAGACTGCACCTGGTTGTGGAGAGTGGGTGCATCCCatgaaaaataacccaaaatataaaggaaaatggAGAGCACCTATGATAGATAATCCTAACTATCAG GGAATCTGGAGCCCTCGGAAAATACCAAACCCAGACTATTTTGAAGATCTTCACCCATTCAAGATGACCACTGTCAGTGCTATTGGTTTAGAACTCTGGTCTATGACGTCTGATATCTACTTTGATAACTTCATCATAtgttcagaaaaagaagtagCAGATCGCTGGGCAGCTGATAGCTGGGGCTTGAAAAAATTAGTAGCAAGTGCTAATGAG cctGGTATGTTTAGTCAATTGGTGACTGCTGCAGAAGAACATCCGTGGCTCTGGGTTCTTTACATCTTGACTCTAGCTCTCCCTGTTGGTCTAAGTGTGTTGTTCTGCTGGCCAGGAAAG AAATCAGATGAGTATATTGACTTCAAAAAAACTGATGCATCTAAGCAAATTACAAAGGAAGAACTAAAAGAAGAGACAGAGGAGTTTGAAGATGATGAactagaagaggaaaaagaaaatgaagatactGGTGAAGATG agagaagagaaatggaGGAGACAAAAAGAGAGCTTATAAAGGATACAAAGAAGATGGGAAGGGAGGCTCCTGTTTCAG AAGATGAAGGTGAAGGTGGTGAAGATATTTatgatgatgaagaagaaaatgaagttccagatgaggaagaaaatgaaattgcagATGGAAGTCAGGAAGGTGATAGGTTAAATAAATCTGATTCAGAAGATGAG aagaaagaaGCTGATGAAGGAATGGGAGATAATCCACTGAAATCAGTGCGCAAAAGAAGAGTACGAAAGGACTGA
- the SCOC gene encoding short coiled-coil protein has translation MMNADMDAVEAENQVELEEKTRLINQVLELQHTLEDLSARVDAVKEENLKLKSENQVLGQYIENLMSASSVFQTTDTKSKRK, from the exons ATGATGAACGCTGACATGGATG CTGTTGAGGCTGAGAATCAGGTGGAATTAGAAGAGAAAACACGGCTTATTAATCAAGTTTTGGAACTGCAGCACACACTTGAAG ATCTCTCAGCACGTGTAGATGCTGTTAAGGAAGAAAACTTGAAACTGAAATCAGAAAACCAAGTTCTTGGACAGTATATAGAAAATCTGATGTCAGCATCTAGTGTTTTCCAAACAACTGacacaaaaagcaaaaggaagtaA